A single Cryptococcus neoformans var. grubii H99 chromosome 7, complete sequence DNA region contains:
- a CDS encoding DNA excision repair protein ERCC-1 — protein MTEQNRSSSSNGGSIEPSMAPPVFQTASSVLRSTAAQASPAASASTRSLRDASGGQPSLSTSTSAPSSSALGSSSNTAVGTGGTLINTSQTSRPINRPAASKSSIIYNAVQRRNPVLSAIRNVGIEVGDIVADYQVGAHNGVLFLSLKYHRLHPEYIHQRIEKLKNMYNFRVILLLCDVNEHHQSLRELTKIAIINEFTIFVAWSNEEVAQYLVTFKQFEHKSADTLKERVQQTYHDQLAHVLTSGKKVNKTDADNLAAEFGSFEAISRKSAKSLSNVKGLGATKVTSLIDAFTKPFLVGGLRRPERKKTAQEKQADEEAAAFADGDMADPTESLELAVGNYDANERHERQVTDEVKGGDMVSGQVWHDPLDDEDDDKVAGEEPISKRARIDSPI, from the exons ATGACTGAGCAGAACagatcttcttcaagtaATGGCGGTTCCATAGAACCGTCGATGGCTCCCCCTGTGTTTCAGACTGCCTCTTCCGTTCTCAGATCTACTGCCGCTCAAGCAAGTCCAGCGGCCAGCGCATCAACTAGGTCTTTGCGGGATGCCTCGGGGGGTCAACCGTCTTTGTCGACTTCAACATCGGCCCCGAGTTCATCAGCGCTAGGCTCCTCTAGCAATACTGCAGTAGGGACGGGCGGTACCCTAATAAATACCTCTCAAACATCAAGGCCCATAAACAGGCCGGCAGCCAGCAAGAGCAGTATCATATATAATGCAGTTCAG AGACGGAACCCAGTTTTATCGGCAATCCGTAATGTTGGAATTGAAGTGGGCGACATTGTAGCGGATTATCAGGTCGGCGCCCATAATGGCGTGCTTTTCTTGAG CCTGAAATATCATAGATTACATCCTGAGTATATTCACCAGCGGATagaaaagttgaagaacATGTACAACTTCCGGGTTATATTGCTCTTATGCGATGTT AATGAACATCACCAATCCTTAAGAGAGCTTACTAAGATTGCCATTATCAACGAGTTTACTATCTTTGTCGCCTGGTCAAATGAAGAGGTTGCTCAGTATCTAGTTACTTTCAAGCAATTCGAACACAAATCAGCAGACActttgaaggagagggtACAACAAACTTACCACGATCAGTTGGCGCATGTTTTGACAAGTGGCAAGAAGGTGAACAAGACCGACGCCGACAATCTCGCCGCTGAGTTTGGC TCATTTGAAGCAATCTCGCGCAAGTCTGCTAAATCGCTGTCAAACGTTAAAGGTCTTGGCGCAACAAAAGTCACTTCTCTTATCGACGCCTTTACTAAACCCTTTCTCGTCGGAGGTCTGCGTCGAccagaaagaaaaaagacgGCACAGGAGAAACAGGCAGATGAGGAAGCTGCTGCATTTGCAGATGGTGACATGGCCGATCCGACGGAAAGCTTAGAGCTCGCTGTCGGAAACTACGACGCTAACGAGAGACACGAGAGACAGGTGACCGACGAGGTCAAAGGTGGAGACATGGTCAGCGGTCAAGTATGGCATGATCCTTtggacgatgaggatgatgacaagGTGGCAGGAGAAGAGCCCATATCGAAAAGGGCCCGTATAGACAGTCCAATCTGA